The following coding sequences lie in one Moritella viscosa genomic window:
- a CDS encoding putative exported protein produces MHKFKSNKLCCLGLMALSSSVFTNSVLAAATTEGTVNNGDGTFTYTQKIDISSTAPHYTPPASGGFSIYSGHTEDFGWQHSFAEVISNPLVQIQSATLLIRAFDVDSEAHHGTGGEYDGISIDGVDLNPGLLQGTNDTWSETTFDVPVSTITDDGFINTFVDIDMNASGWLTELDYSLLTITYIETSNSPPFQPTLSMTPSTCTQPTDDLVVNVTGPTPEDPDGDVVTYSYRWFVDIGQGSVVDDEVAGKTDHQGNTVLANEVLQGETWRVQVTAVDSNGLMSDQSVVTWEDIGVDCDADGVDDNNDDYPTDPERAFNNYYPEGTLAYEDLWPDKGDYDFNDLVLRHTFNKITNAAGDIKEIEMVGSAVARGASYANAFALSLPGTEGSNIESSTVTIDGSASVLAPEAGHTGEAVMVLIGNVFDVLPTSGFPYYNTQNGDDRAFISLAFNAVFTTPVTVAALGDAPYNAFIYRVGERGKEIHLMNKTPTDLANLALLGTGDDASDAGTSTYYQTAAGHPWALLIPSAWSHPYEYVDVLIAYPQLQVWAESGGVTNPTWYNAPDNTFCWKCL; encoded by the coding sequence ATGCATAAATTTAAATCAAATAAGCTCTGCTGTCTTGGCCTAATGGCATTATCAAGTTCGGTATTTACAAACTCCGTCCTTGCCGCCGCAACGACAGAAGGCACAGTCAATAATGGTGATGGTACGTTCACCTATACACAAAAAATTGATATAAGTAGTACCGCACCACATTACACGCCGCCAGCTTCAGGTGGTTTTAGTATTTACAGTGGCCATACTGAAGATTTTGGTTGGCAACATAGCTTTGCAGAAGTTATCTCGAACCCGTTAGTGCAAATTCAAAGTGCGACATTGCTGATAAGGGCTTTTGACGTAGACTCTGAAGCACATCATGGTACAGGTGGTGAATATGACGGTATTAGTATTGATGGTGTCGATTTAAATCCAGGTTTATTACAAGGTACTAATGATACATGGTCTGAAACTACATTTGACGTGCCTGTATCCACCATTACAGATGACGGGTTCATCAATACATTTGTCGATATCGATATGAATGCCTCTGGTTGGCTGACAGAGCTTGATTATAGCTTACTCACTATTACTTATATTGAAACAAGTAATAGCCCACCATTCCAGCCAACATTATCAATGACACCAAGTACCTGTACTCAGCCTACAGATGACTTAGTTGTCAACGTCACAGGTCCTACACCGGAAGATCCGGACGGCGATGTAGTTACTTACTCATATCGTTGGTTCGTAGATATTGGTCAAGGCAGCGTAGTCGATGATGAAGTCGCAGGTAAAACGGATCATCAAGGCAATACAGTGCTAGCAAATGAAGTACTCCAAGGTGAAACATGGCGTGTGCAGGTCACTGCTGTCGATTCAAATGGTTTAATGAGTGATCAATCAGTTGTTACATGGGAAGATATTGGTGTCGATTGTGACGCCGATGGGGTCGATGATAACAATGATGATTACCCTACCGATCCAGAACGCGCCTTTAATAATTATTACCCTGAAGGCACGCTAGCGTATGAGGATCTATGGCCTGATAAAGGTGATTATGACTTCAATGATCTGGTACTTCGCCATACATTTAATAAAATCACCAATGCTGCTGGTGATATAAAAGAAATTGAGATGGTAGGCTCAGCAGTTGCTCGAGGTGCGAGTTATGCAAATGCATTCGCGCTTAGTTTACCAGGCACAGAAGGATCTAATATTGAAAGCTCAACTGTGACCATTGATGGTAGTGCAAGCGTACTCGCACCTGAAGCTGGCCATACAGGTGAAGCGGTGATGGTACTGATCGGCAATGTGTTCGATGTATTACCGACTAGCGGATTCCCTTACTACAATACCCAAAATGGCGATGACAGAGCGTTCATATCACTCGCGTTCAATGCTGTATTTACGACGCCAGTTACTGTCGCAGCACTTGGCGATGCACCATATAACGCATTTATCTATCGTGTTGGTGAACGTGGTAAAGAAATTCATCTGATGAATAAAACGCCAACTGATTTAGCCAATCTCGCGTTACTTGGCACAGGCGATGATGCTTCAGATGCTGGAACGAGTACTTACTATCAAACAGCAGCGGGTCATCCTTGGGCACTACTCATTCCTTCAGCATGGAGCCACCCATATGAGTATG
- a CDS encoding putative lipoprotein yields the protein MKKTPLMFFMTSILLAGCGSGDSSPGGNASNSGAKDSDSSTPPTPAVFSDTIIPAGFNWEMRNSKLINFKHVSTISQGNGAPLSISGKHYIEIYSIDANNKPSATPFLKAMTNRRGEAKLLLTLLNSWKGITVKTQLDDSVCINTLYKEQITATQALGCDVVLDSDLL from the coding sequence ATGAAGAAAACTCCTCTTATGTTTTTTATGACATCCATATTACTTGCCGGTTGTGGCAGTGGTGACTCGAGCCCAGGCGGTAACGCGAGTAACTCGGGAGCAAAGGATAGCGACAGTAGTACCCCCCCTACACCAGCAGTTTTTTCAGACACAATAATACCAGCAGGTTTCAACTGGGAGATGCGAAATTCGAAATTAATTAACTTTAAACACGTCAGTACCATTAGCCAAGGAAACGGCGCACCTCTTAGTATCAGTGGTAAACATTATATCGAAATCTACAGTATTGATGCCAACAACAAGCCAAGTGCAACGCCCTTCTTAAAAGCCATGACCAACAGACGAGGGGAAGCAAAACTATTGCTAACGCTTTTAAATTCATGGAAAGGCATCACGGTGAAGACTCAACTCGACGATTCCGTTTGCATCAATACATTATACAAAGAACAAATAACAGCAACACAAGCGCTTGGCTGTGACGTTGTTCTTGATTCTGACTTATTATAA
- a CDS encoding DNA topoisomerase I has product MDSALLFSAVINAISQFWFVIPFVLLTILLRSPTIKGLIGEWYVNRKLVSALDNQQYELFKNVTLPTEDGTTQIDHILLSPFGLFVIETKNMQGWIFGSERQAKWTQQIYKHKTSFQNPLRQNYKHTETLRELLELPKEAVHSVIIFTARAEFKTTMPANVGYINQAIKFIKNHDQVYFTELQRIELAYKLAAKKLQPSIKTHVAHIKHVKEIIKDKEQTNKITNVELPESLCPRCNSELVPRKNRKTKESFIGCSSYPKCRYMSH; this is encoded by the coding sequence ATGGATTCAGCTTTATTATTTAGTGCAGTTATCAACGCGATCTCCCAATTCTGGTTTGTGATTCCTTTTGTATTGTTGACGATTTTATTACGCTCTCCGACGATCAAAGGGTTGATTGGAGAGTGGTATGTGAATAGGAAACTAGTAAGCGCACTTGATAATCAGCAATATGAGTTATTTAAAAATGTAACTTTACCTACAGAAGATGGTACAACCCAGATAGATCATATTCTGCTTTCTCCTTTCGGTTTATTTGTTATTGAAACAAAAAATATGCAAGGCTGGATTTTTGGTTCAGAACGACAAGCTAAATGGACTCAGCAGATATACAAGCATAAAACATCGTTTCAAAATCCATTACGACAGAATTACAAACATACCGAAACATTACGGGAGCTACTTGAACTACCGAAAGAGGCGGTACATTCTGTTATAATTTTTACTGCTCGAGCAGAGTTTAAAACTACAATGCCCGCTAATGTCGGATACATTAATCAAGCAATCAAGTTTATTAAAAATCATGATCAGGTATATTTTACTGAGCTGCAACGTATTGAACTTGCGTATAAGCTAGCGGCTAAAAAGTTACAACCTAGTATTAAGACTCATGTTGCACACATAAAACATGTGAAAGAGATCATCAAAGATAAAGAGCAAACGAATAAAATCACCAATGTTGAGTTACCAGAGTCACTTTGTCCTCGTTGTAATAGCGAATTAGTTCCTAGAAAAAATCGTAAAACAAAAGAAAGTTTTATTGGTTGTAGCAGCTACCCTAAATGTCGCTATATGAGCCACTGA
- a CDS encoding putative methyltransferase — translation MHANFYDNHAHQLAEQYLSKSFEDVHAAWSEFLPPILNKSNARILDLGAGAGRDSKYLAEQGHVNDISIVAVEPAKLLAEIGQQQTQGLSVKWVEDSLPSLDVVSRQEISFDLILLSAVWMHVPKGERPRTIRKLANLLKPGAKLVISLRHGPSGDERKMHEVSTEELERLAKSIGLNVVLKTKYDSDKLGRDTIFWQTVVLQLPDDGSGAFPFIRHVALNDGKSATHKLALMRVLLRIADGHPGAVIRREYSLQGMRVILPVGLVALYWCHQYKILIDDHGLYQTPNKKPNMGFMTDTGWHQLTNRSAADYRIGHLFVGKDAIALHRTLSAAVKNIKEMPCKYITLPNSEITVFEVESKTVQAKDSLFLDMASLSQWGELSLPETVWQAFNRFSCWIEPVLVSEWMKTMKGYQGNKSPEQQFAIVNSLDWLEAKRSTVESRERFKLLQQVQSQQCVWSGKVLKQKFAIDHCMPFSRWPNNDLWNLLPSDSDVNSKKSDSLPTARKLKDAKPRIIDWWQQAWIDDDIQSTRFFAEANIALPGLTINNTSIDDLFEALELQRGRLKEMQQLREWG, via the coding sequence ATGCACGCCAATTTTTATGACAATCATGCTCATCAACTTGCTGAGCAATACCTATCTAAATCCTTTGAAGATGTACATGCCGCTTGGTCTGAATTCTTACCGCCAATTTTAAATAAATCTAACGCACGTATTCTTGACTTAGGTGCTGGGGCAGGGCGTGACAGTAAATACCTTGCAGAGCAGGGACATGTAAACGACATTAGTATTGTGGCCGTCGAACCTGCAAAACTATTGGCAGAGATAGGTCAGCAACAAACACAGGGATTAAGTGTTAAATGGGTGGAAGACTCATTACCTTCATTGGATGTTGTTAGTCGTCAAGAAATCAGTTTTGATCTTATCTTACTCAGTGCTGTATGGATGCATGTCCCTAAAGGCGAGCGTCCTCGTACTATTCGTAAATTAGCAAATCTACTTAAACCCGGTGCTAAATTAGTTATTTCTCTTCGTCATGGCCCTAGTGGTGATGAGCGTAAAATGCACGAGGTCAGTACTGAAGAACTGGAACGATTGGCTAAATCCATCGGATTAAACGTCGTTCTTAAAACAAAATATGACAGCGATAAGCTTGGCCGCGATACCATTTTTTGGCAAACAGTCGTATTGCAGCTTCCTGATGACGGCTCTGGTGCATTTCCTTTTATTCGTCATGTGGCATTGAATGATGGTAAATCCGCGACTCATAAACTGGCGTTAATGCGAGTACTATTACGCATTGCTGATGGTCACCCTGGTGCGGTGATTCGTCGTGAATATTCGCTGCAGGGAATGAGAGTTATATTACCTGTAGGGCTGGTGGCTTTATATTGGTGTCATCAATACAAAATACTGATTGATGACCATGGCTTATATCAGACCCCAAACAAAAAACCTAATATGGGATTCATGACTGATACTGGCTGGCATCAACTCACGAACAGATCTGCCGCAGATTATCGTATCGGTCACCTGTTTGTTGGCAAAGATGCTATCGCGTTGCACCGAACATTATCAGCAGCAGTCAAAAATATTAAAGAGATGCCGTGTAAATACATCACCTTGCCTAACAGTGAAATAACGGTATTTGAAGTCGAGAGCAAAACAGTACAAGCCAAAGACAGCCTGTTTTTAGATATGGCGTCTTTATCTCAATGGGGTGAACTGTCATTACCTGAAACTGTGTGGCAGGCATTCAATCGTTTCTCTTGTTGGATTGAACCCGTACTTGTCAGTGAGTGGATGAAAACTATGAAGGGTTATCAGGGTAACAAAAGCCCTGAACAGCAATTCGCAATCGTTAATTCATTAGATTGGTTAGAGGCTAAGCGTTCAACAGTCGAGAGTCGTGAACGTTTTAAGCTGTTACAGCAGGTACAAAGTCAACAATGTGTGTGGTCTGGTAAGGTTTTAAAACAAAAATTTGCAATAGATCACTGCATGCCATTTTCACGTTGGCCGAATAACGATTTGTGGAATCTATTACCGAGTGATAGTGACGTGAATAGCAAAAAAAGCGATAGTTTACCCACAGCTAGAAAGCTCAAAGACGCTAAACCACGTATTATAGATTGGTGGCAACAAGCTTGGATAGATGATGACATACAATCAACACGATTTTTTGCCGAAGCTAATATTGCTTTGCCGGGGCTAACTATTAACAACACGTCTATTGATGATCTTTTTGAAGCGCTGGAATTACAACGCGGGCGATTAAAAGAAATGCAGCAGTTGAGGGAGTGGGGGTAG
- a CDS encoding membrane protein: METLQPVNDDGNSLKTSTTTSESKDKIEPEITSEPQNITKPEFIPREIEFLNWHRGKLRLCDPKGVYKFRHIKPTLFQSFLQLITMLISSASLFYCYYLTYTEPKFLIAGVGEVSSLTWVDVLAFIAIAVIIVTALKNLGIQLKQHYLKSYLLAMFSNSLNRVILNNVRIFILIGVGIVVGIQDPTYETIDLEFLNEGVIADIFSALYSLLTVIITFRAFRFCRKELAE, translated from the coding sequence ATGGAAACCTTACAACCTGTCAATGACGATGGAAATAGTTTAAAAACATCAACTACAACCTCTGAAAGTAAAGACAAAATAGAACCAGAAATTACATCAGAGCCCCAAAATATTACCAAACCTGAATTTATCCCTAGGGAAATTGAATTCCTTAATTGGCATCGTGGCAAGCTTAGACTATGTGATCCTAAAGGTGTATATAAATTCAGGCATATCAAACCAACGTTATTTCAATCATTTCTTCAGCTCATAACGATGCTGATATCATCAGCCAGTTTGTTCTACTGTTACTATTTAACTTACACGGAACCGAAATTTTTAATTGCCGGTGTGGGTGAGGTGTCAAGTCTGACCTGGGTTGATGTCCTTGCGTTTATCGCTATTGCCGTGATCATTGTCACCGCATTGAAAAATCTTGGTATACAGTTAAAACAACATTACTTGAAATCGTATTTACTGGCGATGTTTTCTAACTCTTTAAATCGAGTTATATTGAATAATGTACGTATTTTTATTCTTATAGGGGTGGGTATTGTTGTGGGCATTCAAGATCCAACATATGAAACGATAGATTTAGAGTTTCTTAATGAAGGCGTTATTGCTGATATTTTTTCCGCATTATATTCATTACTTACAGTCATTATAACTTTCCGTGCATTTCGGTTTTGTCGCAAGGAACTAGCAGAATGA
- a CDS encoding putative exported protein yields the protein MRLLFIILSLVLSLNCMASASVPSKYKDIASQVNRIDLIMFDKAELMELGTCVGVELAKHNKLENLSEACDEVVEDRINPLGMLSLSKKEAVQMGQELLIH from the coding sequence ATGAGACTGCTATTTATCATATTATCCTTAGTATTGTCGCTGAACTGTATGGCTAGTGCATCAGTGCCCTCAAAATATAAGGATATTGCCAGTCAAGTAAATCGTATTGATCTAATTATGTTTGATAAAGCGGAACTTATGGAACTAGGTACATGCGTTGGTGTTGAGTTAGCAAAACATAACAAGCTTGAAAATTTGTCAGAAGCCTGTGATGAGGTGGTTGAAGATAGAATAAATCCTTTGGGTATGCTTAGTTTAAGCAAAAAAGAGGCTGTTCAAATGGGGCAAGAGCTGTTAATACATTGA
- a CDS encoding putative thymidylate kinase encodes MFIVIEGLDGVGKSTITKALATAIDAVVLTTPGDNFKGIRDQLEVIYQDNHQARQLFYMSTVVSISEQVRDLISKGKNVIVDRYWLSTQVYHHWKSDNSHFELLDVEKTLLVPDITLYLELSLEQRKKRLSGRTVNTVEDNLTLTETVDTELNNLYDQYSNASITGRWLHVDANATIADIVKTICNKLQEFEQG; translated from the coding sequence ATGTTTATCGTAATAGAAGGACTTGATGGCGTAGGTAAATCAACGATCACGAAGGCGTTAGCTACAGCGATTGATGCCGTGGTGCTAACAACACCTGGAGATAATTTTAAAGGCATACGTGATCAGTTAGAGGTTATTTATCAGGACAACCATCAGGCAAGACAACTATTTTATATGTCGACTGTAGTTAGCATATCTGAGCAAGTACGTGATCTCATTAGTAAAGGAAAGAATGTTATTGTTGACCGTTATTGGCTATCAACGCAGGTTTACCATCACTGGAAAAGTGATAATAGTCATTTCGAACTATTGGATGTGGAAAAAACTTTATTGGTACCTGATATTACGTTATACCTTGAATTATCCCTAGAGCAACGGAAGAAACGTTTATCTGGCCGTACAGTAAATACTGTGGAAGATAACCTTACTCTGACTGAAACCGTAGATACTGAACTAAACAATCTATATGACCAGTATAGCAATGCAAGTATTACTGGACGTTGGCTTCATGTTGATGCTAACGCGACAATTGCTGACATAGTCAAAACAATATGCAATAAACTGCAAGAATTTGAACAAGGATAG